A single Lolium perenne isolate Kyuss_39 chromosome 6, Kyuss_2.0, whole genome shotgun sequence DNA region contains:
- the LOC127305913 gene encoding photosystem I chlorophyll a/b-binding protein 5, chloroplastic produces MALAANTHGRVVHTCTLSSKPPTLFSRSTAAVPGHHAHSLRARFEVRAIAERATWLPGLDPPTYLDGTLPGDYGFDPLGLGEQPEDLKWYVQAELVHCRFAMAGVAGILGTDLIRVSGISNLPVWFEAGATKFDFANTTALFFVQLLLMGFVETKRYMDFLHPGSQAKEGTFLGIEASLEGLQPGYPGGPLFNPMGLAKDIENAHEVKLKEIKNGRLAMIAMLGFIVQASVTHAGPIDNLLTHLSDPFNKNIVHALTSS; encoded by the exons ATGGCATTAGCAGCGAACACCCACGGACGAGTCGTCCACACCTGCACCCTCTCCTCCAAGCCGCCCACacttttcagcaggagcacggccgctGTACCCGGACACCATGCCCACTCGCTGCGAGCTCGGTTTGAGGTCCGAGCTATCGCCGAGCGGGCAACATGGCTTCCTGGACTAGACCCGCCGACGTACCTCGACGGCAC GCTACCTGGTGATTACGGGTTCGATCCACTGGGGCTCGGAGAGCAACCTGAAGACTTGAAGTGGTATGTTCAGGCCGAGCTTGTGCACTGCCGGTTTGCCATGGCAGGGGTTGCCGGCATCCTTGGAACCGAT TTGATCCGAGTATCAGGAATCAGCAACCTACCGGTGTGGTTTGAAGCAGGTGCTACAAAATTTGACTTCGCCAACACCACAGCTCTCTTCTTTGTCCAgcttctcttgatggg ATTTGTCGAGACCAAGAGGTATATGGACTTTCTTCATCCAGGTTCACAAGCAAAGGAAGGGACATTCCTTGGGATAGAAGCCTCACTTGAAGGCTTACAGCCAGG ATACCCTGGTGGTCCATTATTTAATCCAATGGGACTTGCCAAAGACATAGAGAATGCACATGAAGTGAAGTTGAAAGAAATTAAGAATG GGAGATTGGCAATGATTGCTATGCTTGGCTTTATTGTGCAAGCATCTGTGACTCATGCTGGGCCCATCGATAATCTTTTGACACACCTTTCAGACCCGTTCAACAAAAATATCGTTCATGCACTCACCTCTTCGTGA
- the LOC127305916 gene encoding uncharacterized protein: MVPRLERGAGGFQLPNSEHENSLFLRALISVVSGDTLVPTLHLEPSTPPFAAAVAAPTAGTAAAASCATCGADGCLGCESVAAAAATTGSSSEGEECSAASFVKDGGVGKRRGARRGSKFRGVRQRPWGKWAAEIRDPHRAVRKWLGTFDTAAEAARAYDVAAFEFRGQRAKLNFPAAASSSVSASASATGSSWAAVQPRPQHLPESNRENCGSNASSPAHVRQLPEQERAPVGREKEIWDGLQEIMMLDDGSFDLV, from the coding sequence ATGGTGCCGAGGCTAGAGCGCGGTGCCGGCGGGTTCCAGCTCCCCAACTCGGAGCACGAGAACTCCCTCTTCCTCCGTGCCCTCATCTCCGTCGTCTCCGGGGACACCCTCGTCCCCACGCTGCACCTGGAGCCGTCGACGCCGCCCTTTGCCGCCGCCGTTGCTGCTCCCACCGCTGGGACAGCAGCTGCAGCCAGCTGCGCCACGTGCGGCGCGGACGGGTGCCTCGGATGCGAGTCCGTCGCGGCAGCTGCGGCGACGACCGGCTCGAGCAGCGAGGGCGAGGAGTGCTCGGCCGCGAGCTTCGTGAAGGATGGCGGCGTGGGCAAGCGGCGCGGCGCCAGGAGGGGGAGCAAGTTCAGGGGCGTGCGGCAGCGACCGTGGGGGAAGTGGGCGGCGGAGATCCGCGACCCGCACCGCGCCGTCCGcaagtggctcggcaccttcgacACCGCCGCCGAGGCCGCGCGCGCCTACGACGTCGCCGCATTCGAGTTCCGCGGGCAGCGCGCCAAGCTCAACTTCCCGGCCGCCGCATCATCTTCTGTGTCGGCGTCTGCGTCTGCTACTGGTTCTTCCTGGGCGGCCGTGCAGCCGAGGCCGCAGCACTTGCCGGAGAGCAATCGCGAGAACTGCGGGTCGAACGCGTCGTCGCCAGCCCACGTGAGGCAGCTTCCGGAGCAGGAAAGGGCGCCGGTGGGGAGGGAGAAAGAGATCTGGGACGGCTTACAGGAGATCATGATGCTTGACGATGGCAGCTTCGACCTGGTCTAA